The Shewanella mangrovisoli genome has a window encoding:
- a CDS encoding CidA/LrgA family protein produces MSFLQAAIRRCRHGALLLTQIGLFCLLSFACHWFATWAHSPVPGSVLGLGILLILLATKLIPENAVQLGAAWLIGELLLFFIPPVISVIKYEGLFEQYGVNILFTLVMGSVCVMVGTGFVVDRVFRFERQLNIKKHARRHAKAA; encoded by the coding sequence ATGTCTTTCCTACAAGCCGCAATACGTCGATGCCGTCATGGGGCTTTATTGTTAACTCAAATTGGCCTCTTTTGTTTATTGTCTTTCGCCTGCCATTGGTTTGCGACTTGGGCGCATTCACCAGTGCCTGGTAGTGTGCTGGGTCTAGGTATCTTACTGATTTTACTTGCGACTAAGTTAATCCCTGAAAACGCCGTGCAGCTTGGTGCCGCTTGGCTGATTGGCGAGTTGCTGCTGTTTTTTATCCCGCCTGTGATCTCTGTGATCAAGTATGAAGGCCTGTTTGAGCAATATGGGGTGAATATTCTCTTCACCTTAGTGATGGGCAGTGTGTGCGTGATGGTGGGCACAGGATTTGTGGTCGACCGTGTATTTCGTTTTGAGCGTCAACTCAATATCAAAAAGCATGCACGTCGCCATGCTAAGGCGGCCTAA
- a CDS encoding LysR family transcriptional regulator — MDLKVLRYFIEIIDAGGFGKASEKVHLTQPALSKALRQLEEELDLVLLERGKRGTQVKLTQAGEVVYRHGKELLAGRQRMLAELSAQRSLTAGELKLGLAPLGSAEIFAPIIAKYRQQYPQIDMHLLVRGGVEQTLAIQKGEIELATGIINLDDGYHGIRVFNDPMVVVLPKENPLTSRPMLSIHDLVDEPQVMFETEYTLYQLVLTACQHAGFTPKNITRVSQADFGIALVAAGTGVMILPRSIARRYSVSGVVNIPLASDELRWELSLFWRKEQVLSFAAKAMIALVEKHLTQK; from the coding sequence ATGGATCTTAAAGTACTGCGTTATTTTATCGAGATCATCGATGCAGGCGGTTTTGGTAAGGCCAGCGAAAAAGTTCACCTCACCCAGCCCGCCCTTTCCAAGGCGCTGCGCCAATTAGAGGAAGAACTGGATCTCGTGCTACTCGAGCGCGGCAAACGTGGTACTCAGGTTAAGCTCACCCAAGCGGGAGAAGTGGTCTATCGCCATGGCAAGGAGTTACTCGCTGGCCGACAACGCATGTTGGCCGAACTCAGTGCCCAGCGCAGTTTAACCGCTGGCGAATTAAAACTCGGTCTCGCGCCGCTCGGCAGTGCTGAAATTTTTGCACCTATCATTGCCAAGTATCGCCAGCAATATCCGCAAATAGATATGCACCTGCTGGTACGCGGTGGCGTCGAGCAAACCTTAGCGATTCAAAAGGGTGAAATCGAACTGGCAACCGGGATTATCAACCTCGACGATGGTTACCACGGCATTCGGGTGTTTAACGATCCCATGGTGGTGGTGCTGCCCAAGGAGAATCCCCTCACCTCGCGGCCAATGCTGTCGATCCACGACTTAGTCGATGAGCCGCAAGTGATGTTTGAGACCGAATATACCTTGTATCAACTGGTGTTAACCGCTTGCCAACACGCCGGATTTACCCCAAAAAATATCACCCGTGTCAGCCAAGCCGACTTTGGGATCGCCCTCGTGGCGGCAGGCACGGGCGTGATGATACTGCCGCGCTCTATTGCGCGGCGTTACAGTGTATCGGGGGTGGTGAATATTCCATTGGCGAGCGATGAACTGCGCTGGGAGTTATCGCTGTTTTGGCGCAAAGAACAGGTATTATCCTTTGCGGCAAAGGCGATGATTGCGTTAGTGGAGAAACACTTAACCCAAAAGTAA
- a CDS encoding amino acid ABC transporter permease — translation MLEAINTSLFSPIGDDGMIGILLILNGLKVTLIVTFFAMLLGAVLGVGTTLMKMSSKWYIRFPAELYVGVIRGTPVVVQLVILYFIVLAALDVDKITAAIIAFGLNSGAYISEIIRAGIQAVDKGQTEAARSLGLSQAMTMKLIILPQAIKNILPALGNEFIVLLKETAVIGFIGGVDLMRAGEIIRSRTFEDSIPLFTCALIYLFLTYSFTFMLSKFEKRLKQSD, via the coding sequence ATGTTAGAAGCAATCAATACTTCGCTGTTTAGCCCGATTGGCGACGACGGCATGATAGGCATACTGCTGATTTTAAATGGCTTAAAAGTCACCTTGATTGTGACCTTCTTCGCCATGTTATTAGGCGCAGTATTAGGCGTGGGAACCACACTGATGAAGATGTCATCTAAGTGGTATATCCGCTTCCCCGCCGAACTCTATGTTGGCGTCATCCGCGGCACACCCGTGGTAGTGCAGTTAGTGATCCTTTACTTCATCGTACTGGCAGCACTCGATGTCGATAAAATTACCGCCGCCATTATCGCCTTTGGTTTAAACAGCGGCGCTTATATCTCTGAGATTATTCGCGCAGGGATCCAAGCCGTCGATAAGGGGCAAACCGAAGCGGCACGCTCGCTCGGCCTGTCGCAGGCGATGACCATGAAGCTGATTATTCTGCCGCAGGCGATTAAGAATATTCTGCCCGCGTTAGGCAATGAGTTTATCGTGCTACTCAAAGAAACCGCGGTCATTGGCTTTATTGGCGGCGTGGATTTGATGCGGGCGGGTGAGATTATCCGTAGCCGCACCTTTGAAGACAGTATCCCACTCTTTACCTGTGCACTGATTTACCTGTTCCTGACCTACAGCTTCACATTTATGCTGTCGAAATTCGAAAAGAGGTTGAAGCAAAGTGATTAA
- a CDS encoding amino acid ABC transporter ATP-binding protein, which translates to MINITNLHKSYGDNAVLKGINEHIRQGEVVSVIGPSGSGKSTFLRCINLLEKPTQGDIEIEGQSITAKDACVDKLRQKVGMVFQNFNLFPHKTVLQNITLAPVSLKLMTQAEADNKALTLLTQVGLQDKANAYPSSLSGGQKQRVAIARALAMEPDLMLFDEPTSALDPEMVGDVLDVMKDLAQKGMTMVIVTHEMGFARDVSDRVIFMDGGYVVESNIPEELFTRPQEARTQSFLSKVLR; encoded by the coding sequence GTGATTAACATAACCAACCTACACAAAAGTTATGGCGATAATGCGGTCCTTAAGGGCATCAACGAACATATTCGCCAAGGCGAAGTGGTGAGTGTTATCGGCCCCAGCGGCAGCGGTAAAAGTACCTTTTTACGTTGCATCAACCTGTTAGAAAAACCCACCCAAGGGGATATTGAAATCGAAGGGCAATCCATTACCGCTAAGGATGCTTGTGTCGACAAATTACGGCAAAAAGTGGGCATGGTGTTCCAAAACTTCAACCTATTCCCCCATAAAACCGTATTACAAAACATTACCTTAGCGCCAGTGAGCCTAAAGTTAATGACCCAAGCCGAAGCCGATAACAAGGCGCTCACTCTGCTAACTCAAGTTGGGTTGCAGGATAAAGCTAATGCCTATCCTTCGAGTCTCTCGGGCGGACAAAAACAAAGGGTTGCCATTGCCCGCGCGCTGGCGATGGAGCCTGATCTGATGTTATTCGATGAGCCCACCTCGGCACTCGACCCCGAAATGGTCGGCGATGTACTGGATGTGATGAAGGACTTAGCGCAAAAAGGCATGACCATGGTGATTGTCACCCACGAAATGGGCTTTGCACGCGATGTTTCCGACAGAGTCATCTTTATGGATGGCGGCTATGTGGTGGAATCCAATATCCCCGAGGAATTATTCACTCGCCCCCAAGAAGCCAGAACCCAAAGCTTTTTAAGTAAGGTGCTGAGGTAA
- a CDS encoding basic amino acid ABC transporter substrate-binding protein — protein MKKSMLLGGLALTATLLLAGCGKSNDVLVVGTNAAFPPFEYVGGQSGDEIKGFDIELAKQIAKDAGKTLKVENMKFDSLIVALNSGKIDFIASGMTITPERQASVNFSEPYYEATQVLLVNKDNDTIHTLDDIKNKHFAVQLGSTADMMSKKYTQNVTAFNTGFEAIMELKNGKVDLVLFDSEPAANYLAKNPDLKLIKLDFPPEFYGFAVSKQQPELLTSINNTLKNLKASGQYQALVSAHIK, from the coding sequence ATGAAAAAATCCATGTTATTAGGCGGCCTAGCGCTGACTGCCACCTTGTTGTTAGCTGGATGTGGGAAAAGCAACGATGTTTTAGTCGTCGGAACCAATGCGGCCTTCCCGCCCTTTGAATACGTAGGCGGACAGAGTGGTGACGAAATCAAAGGCTTCGACATTGAGCTTGCCAAGCAAATCGCTAAAGATGCCGGCAAGACGCTTAAAGTCGAAAACATGAAATTTGATTCACTGATCGTTGCGTTAAACTCTGGCAAGATTGATTTTATCGCCTCGGGCATGACCATCACCCCGGAGCGGCAGGCCAGCGTTAACTTTTCGGAGCCCTACTACGAGGCGACTCAAGTGCTGCTCGTGAATAAAGATAACGACACAATTCATACCCTTGATGACATTAAAAACAAACACTTTGCGGTACAGCTCGGCTCAACCGCCGATATGATGTCTAAAAAATACACCCAAAATGTCACGGCTTTTAACACAGGTTTTGAAGCCATCATGGAGCTGAAGAATGGCAAAGTCGACTTAGTGCTATTCGATAGCGAGCCTGCGGCGAACTATCTGGCGAAAAACCCCGATCTCAAACTGATCAAGCTGGATTTCCCCCCTGAGTTTTATGGTTTTGCGGTGTCAAAGCAGCAACCCGAACTCCTCACCAGCATTAACAACACGCTGAAAAACTTGAAAGCAAGCGGCCAATATCAGGCACTCGTTTCAGCCCATATCAAGTGA
- a CDS encoding GNAT family N-acetyltransferase encodes MDKQTRVSNVTLRPIGQDDLELIFTHQQDPIASQLAQFPSREREAFYLHWQQNILGQASVLARGIEVDGLLVGNIGHWHMDGQAMIGYWIDRAFWGRGVATLTLSAFLPLVNSRPLFAHVAQHNVASQRVLLRHGFVKMDRLIQEEDDAAPLFEFVLG; translated from the coding sequence ATGGATAAGCAAACACGGGTATCGAATGTAACATTGAGACCCATAGGACAAGACGATCTGGAATTGATCTTCACCCATCAGCAGGATCCGATAGCATCCCAATTGGCGCAGTTCCCCTCGCGGGAACGTGAGGCGTTTTACCTTCATTGGCAGCAAAATATCCTCGGGCAGGCATCGGTGCTGGCACGGGGGATAGAAGTCGATGGCTTGCTCGTTGGCAATATTGGCCATTGGCATATGGATGGTCAGGCGATGATTGGCTACTGGATTGACCGTGCATTTTGGGGACGTGGGGTAGCAACGCTGACCTTAAGCGCGTTTTTGCCTTTAGTGAATTCAAGGCCGCTGTTTGCCCATGTGGCTCAGCATAATGTGGCGTCTCAGCGGGTGTTGCTGCGCCATGGATTTGTAAAGATGGACAGGCTAATTCAAGAAGAGGATGATGCGGCGCCCTTGTTTGAGTTTGTACTGGGATGA
- a CDS encoding LrgB family protein, translated as MSSLNLSPAAISELLFSQTGLALISLLLTLFCYFVAKRLYRLHRVWWLAPIVLAPVVITLLVFNLDIPLPTYFEYTHWLMAMLAPATIAFALPIYRERKLIRQYPLTIALGVIAGLLLGMISSWLLVKFVPLPVELSKSLLVRSVSTPFAMEATSAFGGVPELTAMMVLITGIIGMLVCEPLFKLMHIRTSLGKGVALGASAHGAGAAKASELGQQEGVIASLTMIFIGIAMVLGAPVFAMIFS; from the coding sequence ATGTCGAGCCTTAACTTAAGCCCTGCGGCTATTTCTGAGTTGCTCTTTTCGCAGACGGGATTGGCGCTTATCAGCTTGTTATTAACGCTGTTCTGTTACTTTGTGGCCAAGCGTTTATACAGGCTCCACCGTGTGTGGTGGTTGGCGCCGATTGTGCTCGCGCCTGTGGTGATCACGCTCTTAGTGTTTAATCTCGATATTCCACTGCCCACTTATTTTGAATACACCCATTGGTTAATGGCGATGTTGGCTCCGGCGACAATCGCATTTGCTTTGCCGATTTATCGGGAGCGTAAACTCATTCGCCAATACCCGCTGACCATTGCCCTTGGCGTGATAGCAGGATTGTTGCTGGGCATGATCTCCAGCTGGCTGTTAGTGAAATTTGTGCCGCTGCCGGTGGAGCTATCTAAGAGCTTGTTGGTGCGTTCGGTATCCACGCCCTTTGCGATGGAGGCGACAAGCGCCTTTGGCGGAGTGCCAGAACTGACCGCCATGATGGTGCTCATCACCGGCATTATCGGCATGTTAGTGTGCGAGCCGCTGTTCAAGCTGATGCACATTCGTACATCTTTAGGTAAAGGTGTGGCCTTGGGGGCCTCGGCCCACGGTGCGGGCGCTGCTAAAGCCAGTGAGTTAGGCCAGCAAGAGGGGGTTATTGCCAGTTTAACCATGATTTTTATCGGGATTGCCATGGTGCTGGGCGCGCCCGTATTTGCGATGATCTTCAGTTAG